In Camelus ferus isolate YT-003-E chromosome 21, BCGSAC_Cfer_1.0, whole genome shotgun sequence, the DNA window TCTCTGCAGGGAAGGAAGCAGCCCTCCGGCAAATGTGAATTAAAGACATGCTAGTCTCTCCAGCGTGCACGGTGACCAGCAGGGCCTCCGTCCACCTCAGTCCCTTCAGGCCTGCAGCTGTGGGCTGGCCCCAGGCTGCCCCCAATGGGGTGGGAGCTACAGATGCCCTGGGTTCCGGGTTGTGAGTCTCCAGAGGGGAGGTGGACACCAGAAGCCCCCTCCAGCCACAGGTGCCATCTGAGGCAAGAACCAGCAAGGATGCCAAGTTCACGGTCACCTTTATCCTCCTCATGCACAATTGGGGAACCAGGGCCCCCGGGAACCCAGGCCCGCTTCCTGCTGGCCTCTCGCTCCCTCCTGAGACCCCCTCCGCCTGCACTGGTGTGTGGCCATCTGAGGGGAGGTGTGTCTGCAGCCTGGTCACCCCTCCTGGGCCAGCTGTGTCCTGGCCTGGGGTTGGGAGGCGGGCAGCAGAGGCAGGTGGTCCTGGAGGGGGCCTCCCCGGAGGAGCGGGGAGCGGCGCAGGCGGTCAGCGTCCTGCAGTGACTGGGGCAGCGCGCGACCACGGCTCTCGGGCAGCAGCAGGACACAGAGTAGGGCGAGGATGGCAAAGGCCGAGAAGACCACGTGCTGCAGGAAGAAGCCCTGCCGGCCGTGCACGTCGGCCAGTGGGGAGGCGGCCTGGCCCAGCAATCCAGCTCCCAGCACCAGGCCCAGCCCGGCGCCCCTGCAAGAGAGGACGGTGGGGCGGCCCTAAGGGCTGCGGACACAGCCTTGCACCAGGTGCCCAGTGcccccaggcaggcctggccccagaGGTGGCCCTCAGCAGGGCCAAGGTGTGGGAGCCCCAGGGAAACAACCGAAAAGTCTAGGGAAGAGCTGCCCTGGAACAAGTTCTGTCCTTTTTGTTAGAAACTCGGAAAGTGATCTCCCCATGGAGCTCTACCCTCTCTGGGGCTCTCCCCTCTGACCACCCACCTCGGGctgctttctcccctccccctgcctccactCCTCTGCTGACATGTGGGCCTTTACATCACCACTGTCCCCTGAGACACCCAGGAAGAGACCTCTGAACTCCAGTCCCAACGAcagggagctggggagtgggGCTTGTGGGCAgggccccaccccccagccctagGCCCCCTCACCTGGTCACTGTGGGGAAGACCTCTGCCGAAAAGAGGCTGCTGAGAGCAGACACGGCCTGGGAGGCCAGGAGCCCCAGGACAGAGAGGGACAGCACAGTCCAGCTGGGAaggtctggggaggaggagagtgcTGCCCACGTGATGCTCTCCAGGGGTCCTCCCCCGCTCCTCCGTGTCTCAGGGATGCTGCGGGCCTGCCCTCCccgtctctctgcctctgcacctGTGCCCTGTGCTTGGGGGTCAGCAGTTGTGGGCTGCCCCACCTGACCCAGACCTTTATAGTAAGCCCCTTCTTGTGGAATGCTTCTAGCCCTTAaatctcagggcctcagtttccccaggtgCACACTCGGGAGACAGCGGTCTCATCTCAGCACCTCGCGCCCTGTGCGTCTCTCTCAAGGCCCCAGGAGGGGTCTGATCCCACGACACCCCCATCAGGCAGACCCCCGGCTGAACCCAACAGCCCTGTCAGCCTGTGGGGCCCCACACTTACACTGGGTCCCCGCAAGAAGCAGCAGGGACGCCAGGCCCAGGACCAAGGTGCCCAGCAGCAGGACTGGGCGGCGCCCCCAGAGATCAGCCGTTAGGAGCAGGAAGATGGTGGCTGCTGCCTCCAGGCCGGCCACTAGGAAGTAGGGCCAGTAGAAGGTGGGCTCCCCTGGTGTCAGGCTGCGAAGAAAGCTGGTTCTGATGCCCCCGCCGATCAGCCTGGGAGGAACAGCAAAGTTAGGGGCCCAGCCAGAGCCAGGGATCATGGGAACCAGACTCACCCCAGAGGGAAGGCAAGGACCACTCCCCCTCCTCAGCCCGCCCATGCCCTCTcaggccctcccctcctcacGAACTGAAGCCCAGGATGAGTCCATTTCTCCAGGCGACGCGGGTGTGCCGGAGCTCCAGGACCCAGTGGtgccggggctgggggctccctgcACACAGCACGTCCAGCTCTGCAGCCCCGGGGACATAATGGGGTGCGTATGAGGGGACAAcaccttcctccagcctccagcaccccttccttcttcccagctgGTGCATTACCGGTAGCCAGGGAGCTCTCCTCCTCCGAGCTGTCCTCGGGGTTCACACCACTGGCTTCCGCAAAGTGCCACAAGATCTTCCTGGCTCGGGCTGACTGCCCTGTGGCCAGCAGCCAGCAGGGAGACTCAGGGAACAGGGCTGGAGACCTGTGGGGGTTGGGTGAGGAGGCCCTTGGGAGCAGCGGCCAaggccccttcccctcttcccagcccaCAGGGAGGCACATCGCATGGTTTTCTGTGTCCCTGTCCCACACGCCTGGTGCTGCACGGAGGTCAGAGGGCAGCGGCACACGTGGCGTCCACGGCAGCTGTGGACCCGTCTCCCACCGTACTTACCCCCAAAAGAGCAGCAGGGTTCCCGTCACCAGGGCACTCAGCCCCTGCAGAAAGCGCCAGTCTTGCGCAAGCAGGGCCAGGCCGGGCAGCAGCAGAGTGCCCGCCACAGAGAAGAGGCTGGCCCCCATGGAGAAAGCCAGGCGGTGAGGCGGGTCACACAGCTCCAGCCCTGAGCAGACATAGGTGGCCTAAGGCCGAGGCCTCTCCGGAGGGCTCTCTGTCCAGGGCTGTGGGGCCAGTTGCTGCCCTCCCCAGGAGCTGGATGTCTGAGGTCAACCTGCCGCCTCACTGGCACCAGGCCCGCGC includes these proteins:
- the SLC22A31 gene encoding putative solute carrier family 22 member 31 isoform X2 — its product is METEARVLRAAGGFGRARCLLAAASWLPCVALRLALGSEPLLTALPAHHCQQDPAGDPTPSLPLSYAEPAPGARPNGTRPCPGGWHNALPAVGLLGNPVTQWSLECEDGWTGPLGPVEHLLGWLLGCVLLGLGCDRFGRRPVFVASLVLATGLGAGEVLAASFPTLMALRQLHRGALAGASLALYVARLELCDPPHRLAFSMGASLFSVAGTLLLPGLALLAQDWRFLQGLSALVTGTLLLFWGSPALFPESPCWLLATGQSARARKILWHFAEASGVNPEDSSEEESSLATELDVLCAGSPQPRHHWVLELRHTRVAWRNGLILGFSSLIGGGIRTSFLRSLTPGEPTFYWPYFLVAGLEAAATIFLLLTADLWGRRPVLLLGTLVLGLASLLLLAGTQYLPSWTVLSLSVLGLLASQAVSALSSLFSAEVFPTVTRGAGLGLVLGAGLLGQAASPLADVHGRQGFFLQHVVFSAFAILALLCVLLLPESRGRALPQSLQDADRLRRSPLLRGGPLQDHLPLLPASQPQARTQLAQEG
- the SLC22A31 gene encoding putative solute carrier family 22 member 31 isoform X1, translating into METEARVLRAAGGFGRARCLLAAASWLPCVALRLALGSEPLLTALPAHHCQQDPAGDPTPSLPLSYAEPAPGARPNGTRPCPGGWHNALPAVGLLGNPVTQTARVRRPRCVTLSKSRASLGLSLLFSPGRDWSRTSRDPCFQPDILGTPARGFGRRPVFVASLVLATGLGAGEVLAASFPTLMALRQLHRGALAGASLALYVARLELCDPPHRLAFSMGASLFSVAGTLLLPGLALLAQDWRFLQGLSALVTGTLLLFWGSPALFPESPCWLLATGQSARARKILWHFAEASGVNPEDSSEEESSLATELDVLCAGSPQPRHHWVLELRHTRVAWRNGLILGFSSLIGGGIRTSFLRSLTPGEPTFYWPYFLVAGLEAAATIFLLLTADLWGRRPVLLLGTLVLGLASLLLLAGTQYLPSWTVLSLSVLGLLASQAVSALSSLFSAEVFPTVTRGAGLGLVLGAGLLGQAASPLADVHGRQGFFLQHVVFSAFAILALLCVLLLPESRGRALPQSLQDADRLRRSPLLRGGPLQDHLPLLPASQPQARTQLAQEG